One window from the genome of Hoplias malabaricus isolate fHopMal1 chromosome 18, fHopMal1.hap1, whole genome shotgun sequence encodes:
- the smad4a gene encoding mothers against decapentaplegic homolog 4a isoform X2 gives MSITNTPTSNDACLSIVHSLMCHRQGGESETFAKRAIESLVKKLKEKKDELDSLITAITTNGAHPSKCVTIQRTLDGRLQVAGRKGFPHVIYARLWRWPDLHKNELKHVKYCQYAFDLKCDSVCVNPYHYERVVSAGIDLSGLTLSGSGSSGLMVKDEYDYDCPSSIPSSEGHIQTIQHPPSRPVAQEAFSTPALLPSVDGSSSASTSAFSSIAVGSTNATSTWTRNNNFTPSVPLPQNGHIQHHPPLHHPGHYWPVHTEIGFQPPISNHPAPDYWCSIAYFEMDVQVGETFKVPSNCPIVTVDGYVDPSGGDRFCLGQLSNVHRTEAIERARLHIGKGVQLECKGEGDVWVRCLSDHAVFVQSYYLDREAGRAPGDAVHKIYPSAYIKVFDLRQCHRQMQQQAATAQAAAAAQAAAVAGNIPGPGSVGGIAPAISLSAAAGIGVDDLRRLCILRMSFVKGWGPDYPRQSIKETPCWIEIHLHRALQLLDEVLHTMPIADPQPLD, from the exons ATGTCAATCACAAACACGCCGACAAGTAATGATGCTTGTCTGAGCATTGTGCACAGTCTGATGTGTCACAGACAGGGGGGGGAGAGCGAGACCTTCGCCAAGAGGGCTATTGAGAGTCTTGTGAAGAAACTGAAAGAGAAGAAGGACGAGCTTGACTCGCTCATTACAGCCATAACCACTAACGGAGCCCACCCCAGCAAATGTGTGACCATCCAGCGCACTCTGGACGGCCGGCTTCAG GTGGCAGGACGCAAAGGTTTTCCTCATGTCATCTATGCACGACTGTGGCGGTGGCCAGACCTCCACAAAAACGAGTTAAAACATGTCAAATACTGCCAGTATGCCTTTGACCTGAAGTGTGACAGCGTCTGTGTGAACCCTTACCACTATGAGCGGGTGGTCTCCGCTGGAATAG ACCTGTCTGGGCTGACACTATCAGGTTCTG GTTCATCTGGCCTCATGGTCAAAGACGAGTACGATTACGATTGTCCGTCATCCATACCCAGCTCTGAGGGACACATCCAGACCATCCAGCACCCTCCTTCGAGACCTGTGGCTCAGGAAGCCTTCAGCACACCGGCCCTGCTCCCATCAGTGGACGGCAGCAGCTCTGCCTCCACCTCCGCATTCTCTAGCATTGCGGTGGGATCTACAA ATGCCACCTCCACCTGGACAAGGAACAACAACTTCACACCTAGCGTGCCTCTCCCTCAGAATGGCCACATACAGCACCATCCTCCTTTGCACCATCCAGGCCACTACT GGCCTGTTCACACTGAAATTGGTTTTCAGCCACCTATTTCCAACCACCCAG CTCCTGATTACTGGTGCTCCATCGCCTATTTTGAGATGGATGTACAGGTTGGGGAAACTTTTAAGGTTCCCTCAAACTGCCCCATAGTGACTGTGGATGGGTATGTGGACCCTTCAGGCGGTGACCGGTTTTGCCTGGGTCAGCTGAGTAACGTGCACAGAACTGAAGCCATCGAAAGAGCAAG ATTGCACATCGGTAAGGGCGTCCAACTCGAGTGCAAAGGTGAAGGTGATGTGTGGGTGCGTTGCTTGAGTGACCACGCCGTCTTCGTACAGAGCTACTACTTGGACAGAGAGGCTGGACGTGCGCCTGGAGATGCTGTGCACAAGATCTACCCCAGTGCATATATCAAG GTGTTTGACCTGAGACAGTGCCACAGACAGATGCAGCAGCAGGCGGCCACGGCTCAAGCAGCAGCAGCGGCCCAGGCAGCAGCGGTGGCCGGAAACATCCCCGGACCTGGATCTGTCGGGGGCATCGCACCCGCTATCA GTTTATCTGCGGCCGCAGGCATCGGTGTGGACGACCTGCGCAGACTGTGTATTTTGAGGATGAGCTTTGTGAAGGGCTGGGGTCCAGACTACCCCAGGCAGAGCATTAAAGAGACTCCATGCTGGATCGAGATCCACCTCCACCGGGCCCTGCAGCTGCTGGACGAGGTGCTGCACACCATGCCCATCGCTGACCCCCAGCCCCTGGACTGA
- the smad4a gene encoding mothers against decapentaplegic homolog 4a isoform X1: MSITNTPTSNDACLSIVHSLMCHRQGGESETFAKRAIESLVKKLKEKKDELDSLITAITTNGAHPSKCVTIQRTLDGRLQVAGRKGFPHVIYARLWRWPDLHKNELKHVKYCQYAFDLKCDSVCVNPYHYERVVSAGIDLSGLTLSGSGSSGLMVKDEYDYDCPSSIPSSEGHIQTIQHPPSRPVAQEAFSTPALLPSVDGSSSASTSAFSSIAVGSTTHSNSLLSGSHSSEGLLQIASGPGQGTQQNGFPPGQTATYHHNATSTWTRNNNFTPSVPLPQNGHIQHHPPLHHPGHYWPVHTEIGFQPPISNHPAPDYWCSIAYFEMDVQVGETFKVPSNCPIVTVDGYVDPSGGDRFCLGQLSNVHRTEAIERARLHIGKGVQLECKGEGDVWVRCLSDHAVFVQSYYLDREAGRAPGDAVHKIYPSAYIKVFDLRQCHRQMQQQAATAQAAAAAQAAAVAGNIPGPGSVGGIAPAISLSAAAGIGVDDLRRLCILRMSFVKGWGPDYPRQSIKETPCWIEIHLHRALQLLDEVLHTMPIADPQPLD, encoded by the exons ATGTCAATCACAAACACGCCGACAAGTAATGATGCTTGTCTGAGCATTGTGCACAGTCTGATGTGTCACAGACAGGGGGGGGAGAGCGAGACCTTCGCCAAGAGGGCTATTGAGAGTCTTGTGAAGAAACTGAAAGAGAAGAAGGACGAGCTTGACTCGCTCATTACAGCCATAACCACTAACGGAGCCCACCCCAGCAAATGTGTGACCATCCAGCGCACTCTGGACGGCCGGCTTCAG GTGGCAGGACGCAAAGGTTTTCCTCATGTCATCTATGCACGACTGTGGCGGTGGCCAGACCTCCACAAAAACGAGTTAAAACATGTCAAATACTGCCAGTATGCCTTTGACCTGAAGTGTGACAGCGTCTGTGTGAACCCTTACCACTATGAGCGGGTGGTCTCCGCTGGAATAG ACCTGTCTGGGCTGACACTATCAGGTTCTG GTTCATCTGGCCTCATGGTCAAAGACGAGTACGATTACGATTGTCCGTCATCCATACCCAGCTCTGAGGGACACATCCAGACCATCCAGCACCCTCCTTCGAGACCTGTGGCTCAGGAAGCCTTCAGCACACCGGCCCTGCTCCCATCAGTGGACGGCAGCAGCTCTGCCTCCACCTCCGCATTCTCTAGCATTGCGGTGGGATCTACAA CTCATTCCAATAGTCTTCTCTCAGGGAGCCATAGCAGTGAGGGTCTGCTACAGATTGCTTCAGGGCCAGGGCAGGGCACACAGCAGAATGGTTTCCCCCCTGGCCAGACCGCCACTTACCACCACA ATGCCACCTCCACCTGGACAAGGAACAACAACTTCACACCTAGCGTGCCTCTCCCTCAGAATGGCCACATACAGCACCATCCTCCTTTGCACCATCCAGGCCACTACT GGCCTGTTCACACTGAAATTGGTTTTCAGCCACCTATTTCCAACCACCCAG CTCCTGATTACTGGTGCTCCATCGCCTATTTTGAGATGGATGTACAGGTTGGGGAAACTTTTAAGGTTCCCTCAAACTGCCCCATAGTGACTGTGGATGGGTATGTGGACCCTTCAGGCGGTGACCGGTTTTGCCTGGGTCAGCTGAGTAACGTGCACAGAACTGAAGCCATCGAAAGAGCAAG ATTGCACATCGGTAAGGGCGTCCAACTCGAGTGCAAAGGTGAAGGTGATGTGTGGGTGCGTTGCTTGAGTGACCACGCCGTCTTCGTACAGAGCTACTACTTGGACAGAGAGGCTGGACGTGCGCCTGGAGATGCTGTGCACAAGATCTACCCCAGTGCATATATCAAG GTGTTTGACCTGAGACAGTGCCACAGACAGATGCAGCAGCAGGCGGCCACGGCTCAAGCAGCAGCAGCGGCCCAGGCAGCAGCGGTGGCCGGAAACATCCCCGGACCTGGATCTGTCGGGGGCATCGCACCCGCTATCA GTTTATCTGCGGCCGCAGGCATCGGTGTGGACGACCTGCGCAGACTGTGTATTTTGAGGATGAGCTTTGTGAAGGGCTGGGGTCCAGACTACCCCAGGCAGAGCATTAAAGAGACTCCATGCTGGATCGAGATCCACCTCCACCGGGCCCTGCAGCTGCTGGACGAGGTGCTGCACACCATGCCCATCGCTGACCCCCAGCCCCTGGACTGA